A window of the Lagenorhynchus albirostris chromosome 1, mLagAlb1.1, whole genome shotgun sequence genome harbors these coding sequences:
- the NUDT14 gene encoding uridine diphosphate glucose pyrophosphatase NUDT14 isoform X1, whose protein sequence is MERIEGAAVGRCAASPYLLPLTLHYRQPRLPFRCLWCSDPCVFHGSDGASSVGPAARQGAGLTQWLSKPVNGTQKSWDFMKTHDSVTILMFNSSRRSLVLVKQFRPAVHAGEVERLFPGSLAAADQDGPRELQPALPGSAGVTYELCAGLVDQPGLSLEQVACKEVWEECGYHLAPSGLRRVATYKSGVGLTSSSQTMFYAEVTDAQQGGPGGGLAEEGELIEVVHLPLDGAQAFADDPDVPKTLGVIFGISWFLSHVAPGLGPQ, encoded by the exons CCCCGGTTGCCCTTTCGGTGTCTCTGGTGCTCAGATCCATGTGTGTTTCATGGCTCGGACGGGGCCTCAAGTGTGGGGCCAGCAGCTCGCCAGGGCGCAGGGCTGACCCAGTGGCTGAGCAAGCCGGTG AATGGTACCCAGAAGTCGTGGGACTTCATGAAGACCCATGACAG TGTGACCATTCTCATGTTCAACTCTTCTCGAAGGAGCCTGGTGTTGGTGAAGCAGTTCAGGCCAG CTGTGCACGCTGGCGAGGTGGAGCGCCTCTTCCCGGGGTCCCTGGCCGCCGCGGACCAGGACGGGCCCCGGGAGCTGCAGCCGGCACTGCCTGGCTCGGCAGGGGTGACATACGAGCTGTGCGCCGGCCTCGTGGACCAGCCCGGGCTCTCGCTGGAGCAGGTGGCCTGCAAGGAAGTGTGGGAGGAGTGCGGCTACCACCTGGCCCCCTCCGGCCTGCGCCGGGTCGCCACGTACAA GTCTGGTGTGGGACTGACCAGCTCCAGCCAGACCATGTTCTACGCAGAGGTGACAGATGCCCAGCAGGGTGGCCCAGGCGGGGGCCTGGCGGAGGAGGGCGAGCTCATTGAGGTTGTGCACCTGCCCCTGGATGGTGCCCAGGCCTTCGCCGATGACCCGGATGTTCCCAAGACCCTCGGCGTCATCTTTGGTATCTCGTGGTTCCTTAGCCATGTGGCCCCTGGCCTGGGTCCCCAGTGA